A portion of the Pirellulales bacterium genome contains these proteins:
- a CDS encoding MFS transporter, giving the protein MADLSGFSTVGPSQSPNQSGQPWYRLLTRYHWFVLVVAALGWLFDCLDQQLFVMARPAVMADFFPVPANATPAENAAIRQRQSDGGNISTSIFMAGWALGGIVFGVLGDRIGRARTMVITILMYSLFTGLSSFAVGLWDFAFYRFLTGLGVGGEFAVGVALVAEVMPAAARPYCLGLLQALSAVGNISAALINLGLGIADEGGLPASPWRIMFLIGAIPALLALVIRRNLQEPEVWQRQQALNASQPTPFFSQYQELFSTPKLRKHAILGLILGCAGIIGLWSVGFFTMDLIKSVARPVERQALYGQAVSAARASSDQSQLARLDQLIKLGAAERDTLDATTLSPELRAEYQTIARQLDKRLIALQSYTGIALNVGAFFGMFGFGALSQIIGRKPTFALAFIAAFISTVVVFLYLQDFWQIWVLVPIMGFCQLSLFAGYAIYFPELFPTRLRSTGTSFCYNVGRFIAASGPLVKLYLEWLFKDSTEPLRYAGATMCFVFIIGLLALPFLPETKGRPLPE; this is encoded by the coding sequence ATGGCGGATTTATCCGGTTTTTCCACTGTAGGACCGTCCCAGTCCCCGAACCAATCCGGCCAACCCTGGTACCGGTTGCTCACCCGTTATCACTGGTTTGTGCTGGTGGTGGCGGCGCTCGGCTGGCTGTTTGACTGCCTCGACCAGCAGTTGTTTGTCATGGCCCGTCCCGCGGTCATGGCTGATTTCTTTCCCGTTCCCGCCAACGCCACCCCGGCAGAGAATGCCGCTATCCGCCAGCGGCAAAGCGACGGTGGCAACATCTCCACATCTATTTTTATGGCGGGTTGGGCGTTGGGGGGGATTGTCTTTGGCGTCCTGGGAGACCGCATCGGCCGCGCCCGAACCATGGTCATCACCATCCTCATGTATTCCCTCTTTACGGGGCTAAGTTCCTTTGCCGTCGGCCTGTGGGATTTTGCCTTTTACCGATTTTTGACCGGCCTGGGTGTCGGCGGAGAGTTTGCCGTGGGCGTGGCCCTGGTGGCCGAGGTGATGCCCGCCGCGGCGCGTCCCTACTGCCTGGGCCTGTTGCAGGCTCTTTCAGCCGTGGGAAACATCAGCGCTGCGCTCATCAATCTGGGCTTGGGTATCGCCGATGAGGGGGGCCTCCCCGCCAGTCCCTGGCGGATCATGTTTCTGATCGGCGCCATCCCCGCGCTTTTGGCCCTGGTCATCCGCCGAAACCTCCAGGAACCAGAAGTTTGGCAGCGGCAACAAGCCCTCAATGCGTCCCAACCCACGCCATTTTTTTCCCAATATCAAGAGCTATTTTCCACGCCCAAGCTGCGCAAGCACGCGATTTTGGGGTTGATTTTGGGCTGTGCGGGGATCATTGGGCTGTGGTCGGTCGGTTTTTTCACGATGGACTTGATCAAAAGCGTCGCTCGCCCCGTCGAACGGCAGGCATTGTATGGGCAGGCCGTCAGCGCCGCGCGGGCGTCCAGCGATCAATCGCAATTGGCACGTCTGGATCAACTGATCAAGTTGGGAGCCGCGGAACGGGACACCCTGGACGCCACAACCCTATCGCCTGAATTGCGCGCAGAGTATCAGACAATCGCCCGGCAGTTGGACAAGCGGCTGATCGCCCTGCAAAGTTATACCGGCATCGCGCTCAACGTGGGGGCGTTTTTTGGCATGTTCGGATTTGGCGCATTATCGCAGATAATCGGCCGCAAACCGACGTTTGCCCTGGCCTTTATCGCGGCGTTTATTTCGACGGTGGTGGTGTTTTTATACTTGCAGGATTTTTGGCAAATTTGGGTGCTCGTGCCGATCATGGGTTTTTGCCAGTTATCGCTCTTTGCCGGATACGCCATCTATTTTCCCGAATTATTTCCGACGCGGCTCCGTTCGACCGGCACCAGTTTTTGTTACAATGTTGGGCGGTTTATCGCCGCCAGCGGGCCGTTGGTGAAATTGTATTTGGAATGGTTGTTTAAGGATTCCACCGAACCGCTGCGCTACGCCGGCGCGACGATGTGCTTTGTGTTTATCATTGGGCTGTTGGCGCTGCCGTTTTTGCCCGAGACCAAGGGCCGCCCCCTGCCCGAGTAA
- a CDS encoding VTT domain-containing protein — protein sequence MEFIQQLFAGLLWLVRDFPQPENLQSLVQQIGPVWIYALLALIVFSETGLLVGFFLPGDSLLFACGLLAGIGVLDIWTLNITLIIAAIVGDAVNYSLGWWMGSRVYEKGNLWFIKHDHLLAAKAFYEKHGGPAIVLARFVPLVRTFTPFVAGVARMNYREFVWYNVAGGIGWVVSMTLAGLLLGKIPFVKENFEKIVYLIIILSIVPVVIGALRHRRGQKIAEPATTSGNTDFSP from the coding sequence ATGGAGTTTATCCAACAACTGTTCGCGGGACTGCTGTGGCTGGTGCGGGACTTTCCCCAGCCCGAGAACCTGCAATCCCTGGTGCAGCAGATCGGCCCGGTCTGGATCTACGCCCTACTGGCCCTGATCGTCTTTAGCGAGACGGGGTTATTGGTGGGGTTTTTCTTGCCGGGGGATTCGCTCTTGTTTGCCTGCGGGTTATTGGCGGGGATTGGAGTCTTGGATATCTGGACGCTCAATATCACGCTGATCATCGCGGCCATCGTGGGTGACGCCGTCAATTACAGCCTGGGCTGGTGGATGGGCTCCCGCGTCTACGAAAAAGGAAATCTGTGGTTCATCAAGCATGATCACCTTTTAGCGGCCAAGGCCTTTTATGAAAAGCATGGCGGACCGGCGATTGTGCTGGCGCGGTTTGTCCCGCTGGTGCGGACGTTTACGCCGTTTGTGGCGGGCGTGGCCCGCATGAATTACCGCGAGTTTGTATGGTACAACGTCGCGGGGGGAATCGGTTGGGTGGTGTCGATGACGCTGGCGGGGCTGCTGTTGGGCAAGATCCCCTTTGTGAAAGAAAACTTTGAAAAGATCGTTTATTTGATCATTATTTTAAGCATCGTGCCGGTCGTCATCGGCGCCCTCCGGCACAGGCGTGGCCAAAAAATCGCTGAGCCGGCGACTACGTCCGGGAATACGGACTTTAGCCCGTAA
- a CDS encoding DUF1080 domain-containing protein, which yields MRGWSSIFAGVLLVVGTSAVRAEDAPKADAEGFYSLFDGKSLDGWKSNENPKMAVVEDGVLKIKKTGRSHLFYEGPVNKHDFQDFEFKAKVKIIGNSNSGIYFHTEFQDQDWPAKGFEAQVCSANYGDPRKTGSLYGVKDVNKAPVPDDEWFDYHIIVKGKDVTIKINDKTVTEWTQEEGKQPSAQFPKRVLDRGTFALQGHDPDSEVHYKDIRVKPLK from the coding sequence ATGCGTGGATGGAGTAGCATCTTTGCGGGAGTGTTGCTGGTGGTGGGGACGAGCGCTGTACGGGCCGAGGACGCCCCCAAGGCGGACGCCGAGGGCTTTTATTCGCTTTTTGACGGCAAGTCGCTAGACGGTTGGAAATCCAACGAAAATCCCAAAATGGCCGTCGTCGAGGATGGCGTGCTGAAGATCAAAAAGACCGGTCGTTCGCACTTGTTTTATGAAGGCCCGGTCAATAAGCATGATTTTCAGGATTTTGAATTCAAGGCCAAGGTCAAAATCATTGGCAATTCCAACTCTGGAATTTACTTTCACACCGAATTCCAGGATCAGGATTGGCCGGCCAAGGGGTTTGAGGCCCAGGTTTGCAGCGCCAACTATGGCGACCCGCGCAAAACCGGCAGTCTGTATGGGGTCAAGGATGTAAACAAGGCTCCCGTGCCGGACGATGAATGGTTTGATTATCACATCATTGTCAAAGGGAAGGATGTGACGATCAAAATCAACGACAAGACCGTGACCGAATGGACCCAGGAAGAAGGCAAACAACCGAGCGCTCAATTTCCCAAGCGGGTGCTGGACCGGGGGACCTTTGCCCTGCAAGGTCACGACCCGGATAGCGAAGTCCATTACAAGGACATCCGGGTGAAGCCACTGAAGTAA
- a CDS encoding GGDEF domain-containing protein translates to MEQLPQQSRQSYDFWRSLATLNTRGPATLVPAIALWLGGAMLLSAWPDAWWLWLGLLVWAWVFGRTATVGEMLCWGVGISLAAWVGTAWRLQLAANANGTAALPWELLATRALPQASVVFLAQYASQLLVQSRDAQLFDPLTRLGNREAIQGCGQIWWENLRATQRGCAVIYLDGDNFRRFNREYGYEFGDLVLMVVGDYLRVLFPTAYLIGRRGGDEFVVLLPVASREELEQQLQHVIPLEISSLTDHECEVSLSLGVQYFSAPDCAWGEALNRAEQALLRAKMSEKAGICWESGTLPTAPGPVSLADDSLG, encoded by the coding sequence ATGGAACAATTGCCCCAGCAATCACGGCAATCCTACGATTTTTGGCGGTCGCTGGCGACGCTTAACACCCGCGGACCCGCCACGCTTGTCCCCGCCATTGCCCTCTGGTTGGGTGGGGCCATGCTGCTTTCCGCCTGGCCCGACGCCTGGTGGCTGTGGCTGGGTCTGTTGGTTTGGGCGTGGGTGTTTGGTAGAACCGCGACCGTGGGCGAAATGCTGTGCTGGGGGGTGGGGATTTCCCTGGCGGCATGGGTGGGGACAGCCTGGCGGTTACAACTGGCCGCCAACGCAAACGGAACCGCGGCTCTTCCCTGGGAATTGTTAGCCACTCGAGCGCTGCCCCAGGCGAGCGTCGTATTTTTGGCCCAATATGCCAGCCAGTTGCTGGTGCAAAGCCGGGACGCGCAGTTGTTTGACCCGCTGACAAGGCTGGGAAATCGAGAGGCGATCCAGGGTTGCGGCCAAATCTGGTGGGAAAACCTGCGCGCGACGCAGCGCGGCTGCGCGGTGATTTATCTGGATGGGGACAATTTTCGCCGCTTTAACCGCGAATACGGCTACGAGTTTGGCGATTTGGTGCTAATGGTCGTCGGGGATTATTTGCGGGTGCTCTTTCCCACGGCTTATTTGATAGGCCGCCGGGGTGGGGATGAATTTGTGGTACTCTTGCCCGTGGCCAGTCGGGAAGAGCTGGAACAGCAGTTACAGCACGTCATTCCGCTAGAGATTAGCTCCCTGACCGATCACGAATGCGAGGTTTCCCTCTCGCTGGGCGTGCAATATTTTTCCGCTCCCGATTGTGCGTGGGGAGAGGCGCTGAACCGAGCGGAGCAGGCCCTGTTACGCGCCAAAATGTCGGAAAAAGCGGGGATTTGCTGGGAATCTGGGACTTTGCCCACCGCCCCAGGGCCGGTGTCCCTGGCGGATGACAGTCTGGGTTAA
- a CDS encoding amidophosphoribosyltransferase gives MSQLRHECGLAAIYHLPGEERSPLAPDPGPEEVSRLIPRMLLDVQNRGQLSAGMTTYAPDRNQLLLTFKDLGGVSEVFRLSHRGKAESLMKEYAGRAAIGHVRYATCGAEDRNYAQPFERQHLQKPKWFSFAFNGQLANYAALRERLLASGESHLSRETDTEIILHEISHELSGDNRPGLAEMFSRVTRDFDGAYNIVYLNAQGDMAVLRDPLGLRPLCYAKEGSLFAASSESVALLNLGFHAESIHSLPPGEMISITEGRFSIERVAPASPRAHCFFEWIYFANVASTMDGHGVYLSRKRLGEELARQETVPIDDQTIVVPVPDTSKAAADAMAYALKIPSLEGLIRNRYSGRTFIEGGSSRRQKVETKYTPLREILAGKRIFLVEDSIVRSTTLKVLLKRIREFGQAREIHVRVACPPIIAPCFYGIDMSTIGELFAPPYLRDGTLTIASQDEMARALGADSLRYLPVPSIARAIGLPADQLCQACITGDYPTPWGKELYQIALRNTGPGQHGQRTYENLPVIQQSTIVRG, from the coding sequence ATGAGTCAATTGCGGCATGAATGCGGTTTGGCGGCGATTTATCATCTTCCCGGCGAAGAACGCAGTCCGCTGGCCCCCGATCCCGGCCCCGAGGAAGTCTCGCGGCTGATCCCGCGAATGCTGTTGGATGTGCAAAATCGGGGACAGCTTTCAGCGGGGATGACCACGTATGCTCCCGACCGCAACCAGCTCTTGTTGACGTTTAAGGATTTGGGGGGAGTCAGCGAGGTATTTCGCCTGAGCCACCGGGGCAAAGCCGAAAGCCTGATGAAGGAGTACGCGGGGCGGGCGGCGATTGGCCATGTGCGGTATGCCACCTGCGGGGCGGAGGATCGCAATTACGCGCAGCCCTTTGAGCGGCAGCATTTGCAAAAGCCCAAGTGGTTTAGCTTTGCGTTTAACGGGCAACTGGCCAACTATGCCGCCCTGCGTGAGCGGCTGCTGGCCAGCGGCGAAAGCCATCTGTCGCGCGAGACCGATACCGAGATCATCCTGCACGAAATCAGCCACGAATTGAGCGGCGATAATCGGCCCGGCCTGGCCGAGATGTTTAGCCGGGTCACGCGGGATTTTGACGGGGCGTACAACATTGTCTACTTAAACGCACAAGGGGACATGGCGGTGCTGCGCGATCCCTTGGGCCTGCGACCGCTCTGTTATGCCAAGGAAGGATCTTTGTTTGCGGCCAGCAGCGAAAGCGTGGCGTTATTAAATTTGGGCTTTCACGCGGAGAGCATTCATTCCCTGCCGCCAGGCGAAATGATCAGCATTACGGAGGGGCGGTTTTCTATCGAGCGGGTCGCCCCCGCCAGCCCCCGGGCGCATTGCTTTTTTGAATGGATCTATTTTGCCAATGTGGCCAGCACGATGGATGGACATGGGGTGTATCTGTCGCGCAAGCGGTTGGGCGAGGAACTGGCCCGCCAAGAGACGGTGCCCATCGACGACCAGACAATCGTGGTGCCGGTGCCGGACACCAGCAAAGCGGCGGCGGATGCCATGGCCTACGCGCTGAAGATTCCTTCGTTGGAGGGGTTGATTCGCAATCGCTACAGCGGCCGGACATTTATCGAAGGGGGGAGCAGCCGCCGCCAAAAGGTCGAGACCAAGTACACTCCCTTGCGCGAGATTCTGGCGGGAAAGCGGATTTTTTTGGTGGAGGACTCGATTGTCCGCTCCACCACTCTAAAAGTGCTGCTAAAACGGATTCGCGAATTTGGCCAGGCCCGGGAAATTCACGTGCGCGTCGCCTGCCCGCCGATCATCGCCCCTTGCTTTTATGGGATCGATATGTCGACCATCGGCGAGTTGTTTGCCCCCCCGTATCTGCGGGACGGCACATTGACGATTGCTTCACAGGACGAGATGGCCCGCGCGCTGGGAGCGGATTCGCTCCGGTATTTGCCCGTCCCCTCGATCGCCCGCGCTATTGGCCTGCCCGCGGATCAACTCTGCCAGGCCTGTATTACCGGCGATTACCCAACCCCTTGGGGGAAGGAACTGTATCAAATTGCCTTACGGAACACCGGTCCGGGTCAACATGGTCAGCGTACTTACGAAAATCTCCCCGTGATCCAGCAAAGTACGATTGTGCGGGGGTAA
- the pyrH gene encoding UMP kinase — protein MMETMPTESTYRRVLLKLSGESFVRPGERGISMTEVSHIAVQINQARQHGAQIAIVIGGGNILRGSQFAAGTSSIHEATAHYMGMLATVLNGLALQDALEALGCECRLMTAIRMEGVAEPYIRRRARRHLEKGRIVIMAAGTGSPYVTTDTAAAQRALELETDILLKATKVDGVFSEDPEKNPHAVLFHEIHYNTLREKNLRVMDSTAIAQCMEHDLPILVFNYKREGNIERAVRGEQVGTLISSANQVLKV, from the coding sequence ATGATGGAAACAATGCCCACTGAATCGACCTACCGGCGCGTGCTGCTCAAACTCTCGGGCGAAAGCTTTGTTCGGCCCGGGGAGCGCGGCATCAGCATGACCGAAGTCAGCCATATCGCCGTGCAAATCAATCAAGCCCGCCAACACGGGGCGCAAATTGCCATTGTTATCGGGGGGGGAAATATCTTGCGCGGGTCGCAGTTTGCCGCGGGCACCTCCAGCATTCACGAAGCGACCGCCCACTACATGGGGATGCTGGCCACCGTGCTCAATGGACTGGCCTTGCAGGACGCGCTAGAGGCCCTGGGCTGTGAATGCCGATTGATGACGGCCATCCGCATGGAGGGAGTCGCCGAACCGTACATTCGCCGCCGCGCGCGGCGCCATCTGGAAAAAGGGCGGATCGTGATCATGGCCGCCGGAACTGGCAGTCCTTACGTCACAACCGATACCGCCGCCGCCCAACGCGCGCTCGAACTAGAGACGGATATCCTCTTAAAGGCGACCAAGGTGGACGGCGTGTTCAGCGAAGACCCGGAAAAAAACCCCCACGCGGTGCTATTTCACGAGATTCACTACAACACTTTGCGGGAAAAAAACTTGCGCGTCATGGACTCCACGGCGATTGCCCAATGCATGGAACACGACTTGCCAATCTTGGTGTTTAACTATAAGCGCGAGGGAAACATCGAACGCGCGGTCCGCGGCGAGCAGGTGGGGACGCTGATCTCTAGCGCGAATCAAGTTTTAAAGGTCTAA
- a CDS encoding Uma2 family endonuclease, translating to MATVIATPPLSVAEAFLSPASLPGIPTGPVLIPRGEWIGDFLRNRRDWGGARWDEVWNGVYIMSPFPNFVHQRLLTRLAAFFENVLASRQVEVYAGLNVSDREEDWTKNFRIPDIAVLFPDNPARRLDAALVGGPDFLVEILSEDDKAAEKLEFYGRIGTRECLYLIPETRACQLYRLIDQELRLVAQSSCEQPNICSSDVLGLTFQTVGSAADPKLRVAIPPDSTVQLAVSIEI from the coding sequence ATGGCCACCGTCATCGCCACCCCCCCTTTGTCCGTCGCGGAAGCATTTCTTTCTCCGGCGTCATTACCAGGCATTCCCACTGGACCGGTGCTGATACCACGGGGGGAATGGATTGGGGATTTCTTGCGCAACCGCCGGGACTGGGGGGGAGCCCGCTGGGACGAAGTATGGAATGGAGTTTACATCATGTCCCCCTTTCCAAATTTTGTGCATCAACGGCTGCTCACTCGATTAGCGGCGTTTTTTGAAAACGTCTTGGCATCTCGCCAAGTGGAAGTTTACGCCGGTCTGAACGTCAGCGATCGGGAGGAGGATTGGACCAAGAATTTTCGCATTCCCGATATCGCGGTACTGTTTCCGGACAATCCGGCTCGCCGGCTGGACGCGGCGCTGGTCGGTGGCCCCGATTTTTTAGTCGAAATCCTTTCCGAGGATGACAAAGCGGCTGAAAAACTCGAATTTTACGGCCGCATTGGCACGCGGGAATGTTTGTACCTAATCCCCGAAACCCGCGCCTGCCAGCTTTATCGACTCATTGACCAGGAATTGCGGTTGGTCGCGCAGTCCAGTTGTGAGCAACCCAACATCTGTTCCAGCGACGTGCTGGGCCTAACTTTTCAGACCGTGGGGAGCGCGGCGGACCCCAAGCTGCGAGTGGCCATACCCCCGGACAGTACAGTCCAACTGGCGGTAAGCATCGAGATCTAG
- the frr gene encoding ribosome recycling factor — protein MPADEILLDSEERMDKAVEHFKHSLTGIRTGRANPGLVDTLRVEAYGTMTPLKGLAQVGAPEPTQIVIRPFDPTTIKDIEKAIRNSDLGLNPQSDGRVVRLNIPPLSTDVRKKMVARIKELAEEARVSIRNVRRDANKLADQEQKDKILTEDDCDKLKEDVQELTKKYEEQVNDMAKGKESEVMDN, from the coding sequence ATGCCCGCCGACGAAATATTACTGGATAGTGAAGAACGAATGGACAAAGCGGTCGAGCATTTTAAGCATTCCCTCACCGGTATTCGGACTGGCCGGGCCAATCCCGGGCTGGTTGATACGCTGCGGGTGGAAGCCTATGGAACCATGACGCCGCTCAAGGGGTTGGCGCAGGTCGGCGCTCCGGAACCGACGCAAATTGTCATTCGTCCGTTTGATCCCACCACGATCAAGGATATCGAAAAAGCGATTCGCAACAGCGACCTGGGCCTGAATCCCCAAAGCGATGGCCGGGTGGTGCGGTTGAATATTCCCCCCCTGTCCACCGATGTCCGCAAAAAAATGGTCGCCCGCATCAAGGAACTGGCCGAGGAAGCACGTGTCAGTATCCGCAATGTCCGCCGCGATGCCAATAAACTGGCAGATCAAGAACAAAAAGATAAAATCTTGACCGAGGACGATTGCGACAAACTCAAGGAAGACGTACAAGAATTGACTAAAAAATACGAAGAGCAGGTGAACGATATGGCCAAGGGGAAAGAATCCGAAGTCATGGACAATTAA
- a CDS encoding class IV adenylate cyclase — translation MPQNIEWKGAIKDWEQARATAARLATQPVERQTQVDTYFDSRRGRLKLREIATPLESWAELIWYERANLAGTKASTYTQIPVADAAVLREVLSASMGVVVRVAKTREIWLHQHVRIHLDQVAGLGNFLEFEAVLSTSEGEELLVMRQSRELVERLIGEFGLDPAEGIASSYQEMMLPRAGRG, via the coding sequence ATGCCGCAAAACATCGAATGGAAAGGGGCGATCAAGGATTGGGAACAAGCCCGCGCTACCGCGGCCCGCTTGGCCACACAACCTGTCGAACGGCAAACCCAGGTCGATACCTATTTTGACTCGCGACGCGGACGCTTGAAATTGCGCGAGATCGCCACGCCCCTGGAATCATGGGCGGAGTTAATCTGGTATGAACGGGCGAATTTGGCGGGGACCAAGGCCAGCACCTACACGCAAATACCCGTGGCGGATGCGGCGGTGCTGCGAGAGGTGTTGTCCGCCAGTATGGGGGTGGTGGTCCGGGTGGCGAAAACGCGCGAGATATGGCTTCACCAGCATGTGCGGATCCACCTGGATCAGGTGGCCGGCTTGGGGAATTTTTTAGAATTTGAGGCGGTGCTGTCGACCTCCGAGGGGGAGGAGCTGCTTGTCATGCGCCAATCCAGGGAACTGGTGGAGCGGTTAATTGGCGAATTTGGGCTGGATCCCGCGGAAGGGATTGCCAGTTCTTATCAGGAAATGATGTTACCGCGAGCCGGAAGAGGTTAA
- a CDS encoding FeoB-associated Cys-rich membrane protein, with protein sequence MFQSIIVALIVVAAAGHLAVVAFRRFVPRTTEGCGGCGNCQQNPVQSAISTPQLVQLTNFNGKRAGAASRGRD encoded by the coding sequence ATGTTCCAATCCATCATTGTCGCCCTGATCGTGGTAGCCGCGGCGGGGCATTTGGCTGTCGTGGCGTTTCGGCGGTTTGTCCCGCGCACGACGGAGGGCTGCGGGGGTTGCGGCAATTGCCAGCAAAATCCAGTCCAGTCCGCCATTTCCACGCCACAATTGGTGCAGTTGACTAACTTTAACGGCAAACGCGCAGGGGCCGCGAGTCGTGGGCGGGATTAG
- the feoB gene encoding ferrous iron transport protein B produces the protein MTLPATPATTDSATSSAAVMTIALVGNPNTGKSTLFAALANVRQRTGNYPGVTVEKKVGRCDIAGVAVDLVDLPGTYSLAPRSPDEMVAVDVLLGRRKDVPPPDAILCIVDASNLERNLFVVSQVLALGRPVVVALNMIDVARQRGVRIDTAELARRLNVTVVPVQANRRIGLEELRQALVSATRQQAPPVARPLSPEFYAAVERLLPLCLGITGVAGHFLAERLLLDTSGYLEHELSRGGTALHDAVKAERETLHSLGQPVPACEAVGRYAWIGERLRGVLQRPALRPATAGDALDRVLTHRWWGTMFFAALMLLLFSTIFWVAPVFMDAIDQAVTSLGDTVGAALPAGPVRALLVDGVIAGVGGVVVFVPQIMLLFLFIGILEDCGYMARAAFLMDRLMSRVGLSGKSFIPLLSSFACAIPGIMATRVIENRRDRLTTILVAPLMSCSARLPVYLLLIGAVIPANVAYLGGWLSLQSLTLFAMYLVGILAAVVVAWLLKGTLLRGETPPFVLELPSYKWPSLAFVLRRMLERGWEFVKRAGSVIVAVAIVVWAAQYYPYGNDPVFLEEQRAAEQASIERELATTGLDAERIASLNDQLSLYRDPDQQAALLAAIAQRHSYLAQLGRVIEPVVRPLGWDWRIGAAAIASFPAREVVLGTLGVIYNVGEDVAEEAGQTQLQARLRQATWDHDSTRPVFTVPTALSIMVFFALCAQCVSTLAIIGKETQSWFWPIFTFVYMTLLAYVGALATYQVGMWLF, from the coding sequence ATGACATTGCCAGCCACGCCCGCGACCACCGACTCCGCAACTTCTTCCGCGGCGGTCATGACGATCGCGCTGGTGGGAAATCCCAACACGGGCAAATCAACCTTATTTGCCGCGCTGGCCAATGTTCGCCAGCGGACGGGCAACTATCCGGGAGTGACCGTCGAAAAAAAAGTGGGCCGATGCGATATCGCGGGGGTGGCGGTGGATTTAGTGGATTTGCCAGGAACTTATAGCTTGGCTCCTCGATCCCCCGACGAGATGGTGGCCGTGGATGTTCTGTTGGGAAGGCGGAAGGATGTCCCCCCGCCAGACGCGATCCTATGCATTGTCGATGCGTCCAATCTAGAGCGCAATCTGTTTGTCGTGTCGCAAGTGTTGGCCCTGGGTCGGCCGGTGGTGGTCGCGCTCAATATGATTGACGTGGCGCGGCAGCGGGGCGTCCGCATTGACACGGCGGAACTGGCGAGACGGTTAAATGTAACAGTTGTTCCCGTGCAAGCCAATCGGCGAATCGGCCTCGAGGAACTGCGCCAAGCCCTGGTATCCGCCACACGCCAACAGGCTCCCCCCGTGGCGCGCCCCCTCTCGCCCGAATTTTATGCCGCAGTGGAACGACTGCTGCCCCTGTGCCTGGGAATTACCGGCGTGGCGGGGCATTTTTTGGCGGAGCGGTTGCTATTGGACACCAGTGGCTATTTGGAACACGAACTTTCCCGGGGGGGAACCGCGCTGCACGACGCGGTAAAAGCGGAACGAGAGACGCTGCACAGCCTGGGCCAGCCAGTCCCCGCTTGCGAGGCCGTGGGACGCTATGCCTGGATTGGCGAGCGGCTGCGCGGCGTGCTCCAGCGGCCAGCCCTGCGCCCCGCGACCGCCGGGGACGCGCTGGACCGCGTGCTGACCCACCGCTGGTGGGGGACGATGTTTTTTGCGGCGTTGATGTTGTTGTTATTTTCCACGATCTTTTGGGTCGCACCGGTTTTTATGGATGCCATCGACCAGGCGGTGACCTCCCTTGGCGATACCGTGGGAGCCGCTTTGCCCGCGGGACCGGTGCGGGCTTTACTCGTGGATGGCGTTATCGCCGGCGTGGGGGGCGTGGTCGTCTTTGTCCCGCAAATCATGCTGCTTTTTTTGTTCATTGGCATCCTGGAGGATTGCGGCTATATGGCCCGCGCGGCGTTTCTCATGGATCGGCTGATGTCGCGCGTGGGTCTTAGCGGCAAATCGTTTATTCCGCTGCTCTCGTCATTTGCGTGCGCCATTCCGGGAATCATGGCGACCCGCGTTATTGAAAATCGCCGCGACCGGTTGACCACCATTTTGGTCGCGCCACTCATGAGTTGCTCCGCCCGACTCCCCGTGTATTTGCTGCTCATCGGAGCGGTGATACCGGCCAACGTGGCCTATCTGGGGGGGTGGCTCAGCTTGCAATCCCTCACACTATTTGCCATGTATCTGGTGGGCATACTGGCCGCGGTCGTGGTCGCCTGGCTGCTAAAGGGGACCCTGTTACGTGGCGAAACTCCCCCCTTTGTGCTGGAACTGCCCAGTTATAAATGGCCCTCCCTGGCGTTTGTCCTGCGGAGGATGCTAGAACGGGGGTGGGAATTTGTTAAACGGGCGGGCAGCGTCATCGTGGCGGTCGCCATTGTTGTTTGGGCGGCGCAGTATTATCCCTATGGCAACGATCCGGTTTTTTTAGAAGAACAACGCGCGGCGGAGCAAGCCTCGATCGAAAGGGAGCTGGCTACCACGGGGCTGGACGCGGAACGAATCGCCTCGCTAAACGATCAATTATCCCTGTACCGCGATCCCGATCAGCAAGCGGCCCTGTTAGCGGCAATTGCCCAGCGGCATAGTTATCTGGCGCAACTGGGCCGGGTGATCGAACCGGTGGTGCGACCCCTAGGCTGGGACTGGCGCATTGGCGCGGCGGCAATTGCCTCTTTTCCGGCACGCGAGGTGGTGTTGGGGACGTTGGGCGTGATTTATAATGTGGGAGAGGATGTCGCGGAAGAAGCCGGACAAACTCAATTGCAGGCCCGCCTGCGCCAAGCCACTTGGGATCATGATTCGACGCGTCCGGTTTTTACGGTGCCGACCGCACTCTCGATCATGGTGTTTTTTGCGCTTTGCGCACAGTGTGTTTCCACCCTGGCGATCATCGGCAAGGAAACTCAAAGCTGGTTCTGGCCCATATTTACCTTTGTGTACATGACACTATTGGCCTATGTGGGAGCGTTGGCGACTTACCAAGTGGGTATGTGGCTGTTCTAG